In Meiothermus sp. CFH 77666, the genomic stretch AGCGGTATCGGCGGGCCTCCATCCAGAGGAAGATGGCATCTAGAGCCAGCGCAAGTGCAAATACAAAGTGTGGCATCTGGGGGTTGCCCAGGGCAAAAGAGACCATGGCCGCCGTGGTGCCCACGGCCCAGTTGGTAGTGGTATCGAGCCGGGTGCGGTAGACCGCCATCCGGGCAACCTCGCCTCGGTAGAGGTGAATGAGGGCCGTGTTCTGGTCTTTGGTGTTTAACTCCACGCGCCCTATTCCCCAGTCTGGGCCAGGAGGTAGTTGGAGAGGCCCATTTGCTCGATCAGGCTACGCTGGGCCTCGAGCCAGTCGATGTGGGCCTCTTCCTGCTTGAGAATCTCGGCCAGCATCTCCCGTGTACCGTTGTCGCCTACCTCGGCGGCCAGGGCCATGGTCTGGTTGTAGCCTCGCACACCCAGCAGCTCGCCGTCGTAATCGTTGAGCACAATATCGGAGACATTAGCCCCGATGCGAATCTCACCCAGTCTGGCCACATTGGGGGTGCCCTCGAGAAAGATGATGCGCTGAATCAGGGCCTCGGCGTGGCGCATCTCGGTGCGGGCGGTAGCCTCCAGGTGCTTTGAGAGCTTCGCGTAGCCCCAGCTTTCACACATCTCGGCGTGCACCATGTACTGCATGATGGCGGCCAGCTCTTCGGACAGGCGGTGGTTGAGCTGCACAATCACTTCGGCGTTTCCTTGCATGGTTGCCTCCTATACATTGGTTTGCTCAAGGCTTCGTTCTTACGCTCAGGGTTCAAAGTACCAGGCCGTAATGCCTCCAAGTACCACCACTCGGGGGGGCAGTAAGGCATGGATTCGAACCTGCCCAACCCCGGTGGTGGATAGCACCAGACTACTACCCCTGGGCTTCCGGGGGCAAAGGTAAACCACCCTAACCAAACGCTAACGCGTTCTGGTTAGGGCTTTCCGAGGAAAGACGATGCAGAGAAGACACCCTCAGAATCCGGGCCGGTTTACAACGGCCCTTGCCCATCGAGCCTGCTCTTTGGGCGACGATCCCCTTTGGGACGGGCAAAGCCCGTGCACGCAGGGCAATGTTGTGTGCAGCCACCCAGTCTGCGTTGTGCTGGAAGCCGCATTGGCTGCAGCGGAACAGCGCCTGGCTCCGGCGGTTCTCCTGGGCAATGTGGCCGCAGCGGGGACACGCCTGGCTGGTGTAGCGGGGGTCTACCGCCACCACCCGCACCCCCTTCAGGGTTGCTTTGTACTCCAGCAGGGAGCGGAAGCGGGCGTAGGGCCAGAGGCCATGCAGATGGCGCTCTGTTTTGCCGCGTTTGGTGGTGCGGCCTCTCAACCCGGTCAAATCCTCAACAGCCAGGGTGTCCCCAGGTTCCAGGCTGTCCACAATCCGCCGTGCCAGGGTGTGAAGGGTGTGATTTACAAAGCGCTGCTCTTTACCCCTAAGCCGTGCCCAGAGGCGCTGTACGCCTCTGGTGCGTTGGGTATCCAGCTTGCTTCTGACCTCGGCCCGCTTGTTCCGGTAGTGCAAACGCTTCCCCTTCAGGGAACCGCCGGAGAATCGAACCCCGCTGGAGAGGGTGGCCAGGGCCTTCTGACCCAAATCAACACCCACCACCCTGCCCCCACCGCTGGGGGGCTCAGGGGTCTTTACCCGCAGGGAGAGGTGGATGTACCACTTTCCCTTCGGCCCCTTGGTCAGCACCCCGCCCTGCACGCTTTTGGCCCGCTTCAGCACCCCGCGCTGGTAGTTCCCGAGCTTCATCGGGATAACCATACGGCCAGATACCGTGGTCAGCGAGACCGCCTCGCCCCGCAGGGAGAGGGTGCGCTGGTCGAAGGCGCAGGAGGTGGGTTGGTAGAACTTCGCCCGGCTGCCCCTTTTCTTTGCTACGCGAAAGATGGCCTGGATGGCGAGGTTAGCCGAGAGCCCCATTGCCCGGAGGTCGCTATAGACCAAACGCTGCAACCCGAACTTGCGGAACTCCCCCTTCTCCTTGGCCACCCTGAGCGCGTGGTTGCAGCCCTCGGCGAACCGCCGCACTGTGGCCTCCAAAGCCGCCGCCTGTTCAGGGGTGGGCTTCAAGGTGCAACGGAGCGTGAGGGTCTGCATAAGCAAAGTATAGCACATCAAGCAGGGGCGAGTGGGTATCGCCGCCTGACGGCGGCCTGGGGCTATCCCTCCCCGACCAAACTGCAGCTTGGTCGGGGACTCACGCCCCAGACCCCAATCAGTTGAAATGCGGCACGCTGCCCCGAAACACCCGTAGGGAATTGCGCCAGGCACATATTTGCAGCATTTGGCGGCATCGCATTTCTACCCTGGCGCAACTTAGACCCCAAAGGTTAGGTTTCGGTAAAGAACCGTTTTTTACCGACCTTTACTCGGTTTTTACCAGTCTAAACCATGCTCTTAGCTCAAGGAGGCCGGTAATGTTCGATCTGCACGAGCGCCTGCTGTTGCTAGCGCACAGCCTGGAGGGGGTTCAAACCGAGCTCGAGGGTGCAACTGAACGCTTCTATCACGGCAGTCCAATGCTTCCGGGCAGGCTCTTTCTGGAAGTGATAGAGGCCGACCACATGGTTTATGGTTTGCCGCCCCATCCACAATGCCACTTTCGTGCTTCCGTGGTATTCCCGCACCCGGTATACCCAGGCTGGGTGCGAATAGCCCAACCAAGCGAGGAAGAAGAAGCGCTGCTGTGGCAGAGCATCCTTTACAGCTACCAAACCATGGGACACAGCCCAGCTCTTCCCGCTTCATTGCTGGTCAGTCACCCCCTTATGCGTGCGGTTTAGATGACTGCCCTCCCAGCAGGCTGCCTATCAGAATCAGCACAAATAACTCGGTGCATTGCCAATACACAAGGCCGCCCTGGGGGCGGCCCCCGCTAGACAACTTTTTCAGGAGGCTTTAGCCTCGAGGCTCACCCCCTGCCCACCCTGAGCACCCAGCAGATCCTTGGCGCGGTTGGCCTCGTCCTCGCTGCCGTGCATCAGCACCACATAGCTACCGGCCTTGATGGAGGAATCCAGCTTCAGGGCTTTGTCCCGGCTTACCCCGTAGCCAATCAGG encodes the following:
- a CDS encoding transposase; amino-acid sequence: MQTLTLRCTLKPTPEQAAALEATVRRFAEGCNHALRVAKEKGEFRKFGLQRLVYSDLRAMGLSANLAIQAIFRVAKKRGSRAKFYQPTSCAFDQRTLSLRGEAVSLTTVSGRMVIPMKLGNYQRGVLKRAKSVQGGVLTKGPKGKWYIHLSLRVKTPEPPSGGGRVVGVDLGQKALATLSSGVRFSGGSLKGKRLHYRNKRAEVRSKLDTQRTRGVQRLWARLRGKEQRFVNHTLHTLARRIVDSLEPGDTLAVEDLTGLRGRTTKRGKTERHLHGLWPYARFRSLLEYKATLKGVRVVAVDPRYTSQACPRCGHIAQENRRSQALFRCSQCGFQHNADWVAAHNIALRARALPVPKGIVAQRAGSMGKGRCKPARILRVSSLHRLSSESPNQNALAFG
- the bfr gene encoding bacterioferritin is translated as MQGNAEVIVQLNHRLSEELAAIMQYMVHAEMCESWGYAKLSKHLEATARTEMRHAEALIQRIIFLEGTPNVARLGEIRIGANVSDIVLNDYDGELLGVRGYNQTMALAAEVGDNGTREMLAEILKQEEAHIDWLEAQRSLIEQMGLSNYLLAQTGE